In one window of Pristiophorus japonicus isolate sPriJap1 chromosome 9, sPriJap1.hap1, whole genome shotgun sequence DNA:
- the LOC139274111 gene encoding histone H2B 1/2-like gives MKTKASDDVRAPTRTLPGGGVAAAPALAAFGVLEAGQFLRTCTTSLQAWHRMPSNVQNMRGAKKVIKKTPPKGGKRRRKSRKESYSIDIYKVMKQVHPDTGISSKAMGIMNSFVNDIFERIAGEASRLAHYNKRCTISSREIQTAVRLLLPGELAKHAVSEGTKAVTKYTSSK, from the exons atgaagacaaaggcctccgacgatgtccGCGCACCTACGCGGACACTaccagggggaggggtggcggcggcaccagccctggccgcctttggtgttttggaggcggggcagttcttacgaacgtgcaccacctccctacaggcatggcaccgcatgccgtccaaCGTCCAAaatatgcg aggcgccaagaaagtgatcaagaaaacgccaccgaagggcggcaagaggcgcagaaagtcgaggaaggagagctaCTCCAtcgacatctacaaagtgatgaagcaggttcaccccgacaccggcatctcctccaaggccatgggcatcatgaactcgtttgtgaacgatattttcgagcgcatcgcgggtgaggcttcccgcctggctcaTTACAACAAGCgctgcaccatcagctcccgggagatccagaccgccgtgcgcctgctgctgcccggggagctggccaagcacgccgtgtcagaagggacaaaggcggtgaccaagtacaccagctccaagtaa
- the LOC139273592 gene encoding histone H2A type 2-A-like translates to MSGRGKTGGKARAKAKSRSSRAGLQFPVGRVHRLLRKGNYAQRVGAGAPVYMAAVLEYLTAEILELAGNAARDNKKTRIIPRHLQLAIRNDEELNKLLGKVTIAQGGVLPNIQAVLLPKKSTTSSKSK, encoded by the coding sequence atgtctggaagaggaaaaaccggcggtaaagctcgggccaaggccaagtctcgctcctcccgggccggactgcagttccctgtgggccgtgttcacaggctcctgcgaaaggggaactacgctcaacgtgtgggtgccggagccccggtctacatggctgctgtgctcgagtatctgaccgctgaaatcttggagctggccggcaacgcggcccgcgataacaagaagacccgcatcatccccagacacctgcagctggccatccgcaacgacgaggagctcaacaagttgctgggaaaggtgaccatcgctcagggcggggtgctgcccaatatccaggctgtgctgctgcccaagaaaagcaccacttcgtccaagagcaagtaa